The Lytechinus pictus isolate F3 Inbred chromosome 10, Lp3.0, whole genome shotgun sequence genome includes a window with the following:
- the LOC129269306 gene encoding WW domain-binding protein 11-like — protein sequence MGRRSINTTKSGKYMNPTDQARKEARKRELKKNKKQRMAVRAAVLKNKDPLGLLQDLEALDELELNPEVKTDLNEKVIKEKRKKIKETLDRVLKLYSREEPERYNDFKKAEKKYEKQRTTKVKEYEAIRDARQVTVESIPLPDAPNAPSAIPLPQDIPLPGAQPPSILKKSSSYGPPLIPPPFMATLPPVLPTLTWPYCLPNGKTPPGPPPGLPPGVSVPPPGPPSGLPPHLAAVHEMEQLLRAERDEELSSDEDEDMEEETRKRKNESDEMETDDSDSEDERERERRRAESSSDSDTEDSMADEREREERERDEERQKEMGRRLRQDSDDDRDDDDDDYRRRRRRRRRSSSDEEDYREKEKRSVRFADDGENEESSEATLSRKLPPGMTPLQARMLAMAGQQIPVAAEKDEEEEDDEEEQEDGRGHDKEDDEEDEGDSDRKGEQPVDEQLEALRKVVAAAKAVIPVSSVSASVTAAGLVAPPARLPPGPPPTAPPGFPPGMPVPTGVPPNFNRPPPLRPPPPPLRMIPPGPPAGRPPAPPPGPPPGVPPLLRGGPPPRLTLPPGMLPPPRLPMPPLRPGVPRLENPNVFSAAPMIRRLPTRAEEAADVKSSATIEAKPQIRNLTADVTRFMPTSLRVKRDAKGKTKGLKAGGVEEAAMAPAMKPNPAVQSATKDDAYDQFMKEMGELM from the exons ATGGGGAGACGATCGATCAATACCACGAAAAGTGGGAAGTATATGAATCCTACTGATCAAGCAA gGAAGGAAGCAAGAAAGAGGGAATTAAAGAAG AACAAGAAGCAGCGTATGGCAGTGAGAGCTGCTGTCTTGAAGAACAAAGATCCATTGGGTTTACTACAAGACTTAGAAGCATTGGATGAACTAG AGTTGAATCCAGAGGTGAAGACAGACCTGAATGAGAAAGTTAtcaaggaaaagagaaagaaaataaaagaaacccTTGATAGAGTTTTAAAACTATAT AGTCGTGAGGAACCAGAACGTTACAATGATTTTAAGAAGGCAgagaagaaatatgaaaaacagAGAACGACAAAAGTCAAGGAATATG AGGCTATTAGAGATGCAAGACAGGTGACGGTGGAATCTATCCCGCTCCCAGATGCCCCAAATG CCCCCTCTGCCATACCCCTCCCTCAGGATATCCCCCTCCCAGGGGCACAACCACCCTCCATCTTGAAGAAAAGCTCATCATATGG CCCACCGTTGATACCGCCCCCGTTCATGGCAACCCTTCCTCCCGTGCTACCCACCCTGACCTGGCCATACTGCCTTCCCAATGGGAAGACACCCCCAGGACCACCACCGGGCTTGCCACCAGGGGTATCTGTACCGCCCCCTGGACCCCCTTCGGGTCTTCCTCCACATCTTGCTGCTGTACATGAAATGGAACAGTTGCTGAGAGCTGAAAGAG ATGAAGAGCTATCCTCCGATGAAGATGAGGACATGGAGGAAGAgacaaggaaaagaaagaatgaatcaGACGAGATGGAGACTGATGACAGCGATAGTGAGGacgagagagagcgagagaggaGGAGAGCTGAAAGCAGCAGCGACAGCGATACAGAGGACAGCATGGCTGACGAACGTGAAAGGGAAGAACGAGAAAGGGATGAGGAGAGGCAGAAGGAGATGGGTAGAAGGTTACGGCaggatagtgatgatgatcgggatgatgacgatgatgattatcgCAGAAGAAGACGACGCAGGAGAAGGTCGAGCAGCGATGAAGAAGATTATAGAGAAAAGg AGAAGAGATCTGTTCGTTTTGCTGATGATGGTGAGAATGAAGAGAGTTCCGAGGCTACCTTGAGTCGCAAACTACCCCCTGGAATGACACCTTTGCAAGCCAGGATGTTGGCTATGGCAGGACAACAGATACCTGTAGCAGCAGAGAAAGAcgaagaggaggaagatgatgaggaggaaCAAGAAGATGGAAGGGGTCATGATAAGGAAgacgatgaagaagatgaaggtgATAGTGACAGGAAAGGTGAACAGCCAGTGGATGAACAGTTGGAGGCTCTCAGGAAAGTTGTAGCAGCAGCAAAAGCTGTAATTCCTGTAAGCAGCGTGAGTGCATCGGTGACAGCGGCAGGACTTGTAGCTCCTCCAGCACGGCTTCCTCCTGGTCCACCACCCACAGCTCCTCCAGGCTTCCCACCAGGTATGCCTGTACCTACAGGGGTGCCTCCCAACTTCAACAGACCTCCACCTCTTCGCCCACCTCCCCCACCCCTCAGGATGATCCCTCCAGGTCCCCCTGCTGGCCGACCTCCTGCACCACCTCCAGGACCACCACCAGGTGTCCCACCACTCCTTCGAGGTGGTCCACCTCCACGCTTAACCCTTCCTCCTGGTATGCTGCCCCCTCCTCGCCTTCCGATGCCTCCTCTAAGACCTGGTGTGCCACGCTTGGAGAACCCCAATGTCTTCTCTGCTGCGCCCATGATCAGACGCCTCCCAACAAGAGCAGAAGAAGCTGCTGACGTCAAGTCCTCTGCTACCATTGAGGCCAAACCCCAGATCAGGAATCTCACTGCAGATGTGACCCGCTTCATGCCAACTTCGCTTCGTGTGAAGAGAGACGCTAAGGGTAAAACAAAGGGCCTGAAAGCGGGTGGAGTGGAAGAAGCAGCCATGGCTCCGGCTATGAAACCCAACCCTGCTGTACAGTCAGCCACCAAGGACGATGCTTATGATCAATTCATGAAAGAAATGGGTGAACTCATGTAA
- the LOC129269307 gene encoding RNA-binding protein with serine-rich domain 1-like, translating to MPRSRTRSRSRSGGRGDRRSRGRDKKRRSKSVTSRSSSGSDSSSGSSSRSRSRSSSSGSSSGSSRSRSRSSRSSSRSSSGSSSGSGSDSGSASGSSRSRSRSQSRSRSKSKGRSRSRSVTKVKGGAGDKDGKAGGAIEKETSRKFDDRKEKESKERSRPRRSRTRSRTPPRRKRSPSPKSSRLHVGKLTRNVNKDHLMEIFSIYGAVKSIDIPPDRTHPHVSRGFAYIDFMSSNDAEKALKHMDGGQIDGQEISAAFVLAPVSRPRPLPLPRRSPPRRGGGWRRSPPPRFRDRRRSPPRRRSPIRSRSRSRSRSRSPARRRRYSRSSSSSSR from the exons AT GCCAAGAAGTCGGACAAGGAGTAGAAGTAGGAGTGGAGGGAGGGGTGATAGGAGAAGCCGAGGGAGAGACAAGAAGAGAAGAAGCAAATCAGTAACAAGTAGAAGTTCATCTGGTTCAGACAGTAGTTCAGGAAG TTCCAGCAGGTCAAGGAGTCGTTCAAGCTCCTCAGGGAGCAGTTCCGGCAGCTCCCGATCACGATCCAGGTCATCAAGATCCAGCAGTAGGTCCAGCTCCGGTAGTTCCAGTGGGTCAGGGAGTGATTCGGGTAGTGCTTCAGGGAGCAGCCGGAGTAGGAGCAGGAGCCAAAGCAGGAGCAGGAGTAAAAGCAAAGGAAGAAGTAGAAGCAGAAGTGTCACCAAAGTAAAGGGAGGAGCTGGAGACAAGGATGGGAAAGCAGGAGGTGCAATAGAGAAGGAGACATCCAGAAAGTTTGATGATAGAAAAGAGAAGGAATCAAAGGAAAGATCTAGACCAAGGAGAAGTAGAACAAG ATCAAGAACACCCCCTCGTCGCAAGCGATCTCCCTCTCCCAAGTCATCCCGGCTTCATGTTGGAAAGCTTACACGTAACGTCAACAAGGATCACCTGATGGAGATCTTCTCCATCTATGGTGCGGTTAAGAGCATTGACATTCCTCCTGATCGGACCCATCCACATGTGTCCCGTGGCTTTGCCTACATTGATTTCATGTCATCCAATGATGCAGAGAAGGCTCTCAAACATATGGATGGAG GTCAGATCGATGGTCAAGAAATCTCTGCTGCCTTTGTATTAGCTCCAGTTTCCCGTCCCAGACCCCTTCCACTACCAAGACGTAGCCCACCCAGGAGAGGAGGCGGATGGAGACGATCACCTCCCCCAAGATTTAGGGACAGAAGAAG GTCACCACCAAGGAGAAGGTCACCCATTAGATCCAGGTCCAGATCTAGATCAAGGTCCAGGTCACCAGCTAGACGTCGTAGATACAGCCGATCAAGCTCCAGTTCCTCAAGATAA
- the LOC135155684 gene encoding uncharacterized protein LOC135155684, producing the protein MSSSLVRKGLELFADESVSGLENTASRKRKKGPSSVRREDMMKRINTNKRGVKKQLNKIRHKEMRKPSAKEGKIKSSIDAYKKSQPSDNTEANLELLLGLSRSNPDTSSGLYTKILKHSRGKLSKDREAEEEPTEKEGGFTDEDFELFAKEYVPMKKGAVL; encoded by the exons ATGTCATCTTCATTAGTGCGGAAAGGACTTGAATTGTTCGCAGATGAATCGG TGTCGGGTCTGGAGAACACCGCATCTCGTAAAAGGAAGAAAGGACCTTCATCTGTTAGGAGAGAGGACATGATGAAAAGGATCAACACAAACAAAAGAGGAGTCAAGAAACAACTCAATAAGATCAGACACAAAGAGATGAGAAAACCATCGGcaaaggaaggaaaaatcaaGTCATCCATTG ATGCATATAAGAAGAGCCAACCTTCTGATAATACAGAGGCCAATCTGGAGCTACTATTAGGATTGAGTCGAAGTAATCCAGACACATCGTCGGGACTCTACACAAAG attCTGAAGCACTCAAGAGGAAAGTTATCTAAGGACCGGGAAGCTGAGGAAGAACCAACAGAAAAGGAGGGTGGATTCACTGACGAGGACTTTGAATTGTTTGCCAAGGAATATGTGCCGATGAAGAAGGGAGCTGTGTTATGA